TCTGGAAAAAATCCATGGTAAACACATTATGGGACAATATTTTTAAACGTTCAGCGCAGCAGAACGATATCGTTCGAGTCCTAAGTCGCAATTTTTTGTTTGAATCTCTTTCGCCCCGAGAATTGCACTTTCTAAAAGAGCTTGTTCACCTGAGAAGTTTCCACGCCGGGGAATCGATTTTTAAACAGGGAGAGCTGGGAATAGGTATGTATATCGTGGTGAGCGGTTCCGTTGATATTTTTGTGTCTGATCTGCAGCAAATTGAACCCGAAGTCTCTTCTGTGCATATCACCCGACTCGGTCCAGATGATTTTTTCGGAGAGCTTTCGCTCGTCGAAGATAAGGGGCGGCGTACAGCTACCGCTCTTGCTTGCGAAGAGACCAAGCTCGTTGGTTTTTTTAAGCCAGATCTCATTGAGATCGTCGAGAGGAACCCGTCCACGGGCGTTCAAATCCTTTTTCGGTTGAGTGAGGTATTGGGGCGACGCCTCAAGGAGACATCTGACAAGGTGACTCGATTGAGGCAAGAGATTCAGACCTTCCATGAGCAGACAGATCAATGAAGGTTGCCAATAAAACTTCGATTCAGCTTCGCAGAGAGAATATCACGCGGCTTTTGTTTTTTTTGGCGGCAGTTGGCCTCGTTTTCCTTGTTTTGATTATTGTCGAAAACCTCCTTTTGTCTACTGTTCTGGCCTTTGTATTTAGCTATCTACTCAGTCCCTTGGTGAATCGCCTTGAACGCCGCGGAGTCAATCGCACCGTTTCAGTAACTCTCATCTTCGCTCTAGTGACACTGACTCTTGCTGTCGTATTGGCTGCCCTTTTCCCCTTTATTTCTGATCAAATGACTAGCTTTAAAGCAGAGATCTCAATTTACA
This region of Bdellovibrionales bacterium genomic DNA includes:
- a CDS encoding cyclic nucleotide-binding domain-containing protein; its protein translation is MVNTLWDNIFKRSAQQNDIVRVLSRNFLFESLSPRELHFLKELVHLRSFHAGESIFKQGELGIGMYIVVSGSVDIFVSDLQQIEPEVSSVHITRLGPDDFFGELSLVEDKGRRTATALACEETKLVGFFKPDLIEIVERNPSTGVQILFRLSEVLGRRLKETSDKVTRLRQEIQTFHEQTDQ